A DNA window from Streptomyces asoensis contains the following coding sequences:
- a CDS encoding UPF0182 family protein has product MPDRGGGPTGPRIRVGRPSRRVRTLLMTLGVLAVLGMAFTMFAGFWTDWLWYRSVNYSSVFTTTLWTKIGLFFVFGLLMALAVGFNIWLAHRMRPPLSAMSVEQQSLDRYRMGIAPYKTWLLLGITALVGLIAGASAAGQWRTWLMWVNGVPFHQKDPQFHLDVSFFAFDLPWYRFLLGFGFAATILSLIAAALTHYLYGGLRVTSPGARATAAATGHLSVLLGIFVTLKAVAYWLDRYGLAVKSSDFKATDNWTGLRYVDANAYLPAKTILFCIAVICALLFFATLWRRTWQLPVIGFGLMVLSAILIGGLYPAIVQKFQVQPNEQAKEAPYVEKNLKATREAYGIDGAQVKEYSGTSTTKDKTTLRDDVDATASIRVLDPNIVSPTYQQLQQMRKYYAFPTNLDVDRYNVNGSDQDTVIGLRELNLAGVDKQNWINNHFRYTHGYGVVAAKGTTADAEGRPLFTESNLPSEGDLGTYQQRVYYGEKTTTYSIVGGPQKEIDYSDDAGEKTTSYKGGSGVNLSNPVNRAAYAVAFGEPQILYSGAIGEGSRILYNRTPKERVEAVAPWLTIDGDAYPAVVDGKIQWIVDAYTTTNGYPYASRTTLGDTTADSLTATNDNRAVVAQQNQVNYIRNSVKATVDAYTGQVKLYQWDTEDPVLKTWMKAFPGTVKSKSSISDALMAHLRYPQDLFKVQRELLTRYHVKDATTFLSGSEVWQVPDDPSNKSGDAVPPYYLSMKMPDQKAQAFSLTTTFTPNGRDNLSAFMAVDSEAGTPDYGKIRVLKLPTSTTVDGPKQVQSQFNSEQDIAESIRLLKGGDSDIEYGNLLTVPLDGGLLYVEPVYVRGGGLKYPLLKKVLVTYGGNTAFEDTLDEALNKVFGAEGTTPPPTDEGGGTTPPPTSSNPTVREALADAQKAFTAGQEALKKPDWDAYAKAQKDLEAALKRAEDAQATADKGAKASSSPSPSASASPSGGSGGGSSGAAGGASPSPSPSSG; this is encoded by the coding sequence ATGCCGGACCGCGGCGGAGGCCCCACGGGGCCGCGGATCAGAGTGGGCCGCCCGTCCCGGCGCGTCCGGACCCTGCTCATGACGCTGGGCGTCCTTGCCGTTCTCGGCATGGCGTTCACCATGTTCGCGGGCTTCTGGACGGACTGGCTCTGGTACCGCTCGGTGAATTACTCGTCGGTCTTCACGACCACGCTGTGGACCAAGATCGGGCTGTTCTTCGTGTTCGGCCTGCTGATGGCCCTCGCGGTCGGGTTCAACATCTGGCTGGCGCACCGGATGCGGCCGCCGCTCAGCGCGATGTCGGTGGAGCAGCAGAGCCTCGACCGCTACCGCATGGGCATCGCGCCGTACAAGACATGGCTGCTGCTCGGCATCACCGCGCTGGTCGGCCTGATCGCGGGCGCCTCCGCGGCGGGTCAGTGGCGGACCTGGCTGATGTGGGTCAACGGGGTGCCCTTCCACCAGAAGGACCCCCAGTTCCACCTCGACGTGTCGTTCTTCGCGTTCGACCTGCCCTGGTACCGGTTCCTGCTCGGCTTCGGCTTCGCCGCCACGATCCTCTCGCTGATCGCCGCCGCGCTCACCCACTACCTGTACGGCGGGCTGCGCGTCACCAGCCCGGGCGCGCGCGCCACCGCCGCGGCCACCGGACACCTGTCGGTCCTGCTGGGCATCTTCGTCACGCTGAAGGCGGTCGCCTACTGGCTCGACCGCTACGGTCTGGCGGTCAAGTCCAGCGACTTCAAGGCCACGGACAACTGGACGGGCCTGAGGTACGTCGACGCCAACGCCTACCTGCCGGCCAAGACGATCCTGTTCTGCATCGCCGTCATCTGCGCCCTGCTCTTCTTCGCCACGCTGTGGCGGCGCACCTGGCAGCTGCCGGTGATCGGCTTCGGCCTGATGGTGCTCTCGGCGATCCTCATCGGCGGGCTGTACCCGGCGATCGTCCAGAAGTTCCAGGTCCAGCCGAACGAGCAGGCCAAGGAAGCCCCGTACGTCGAGAAGAACCTCAAGGCGACCCGTGAGGCGTACGGCATCGACGGAGCGCAGGTCAAGGAGTACTCGGGCACGAGTACCACCAAGGACAAGACGACGCTGCGCGACGACGTCGACGCCACGGCGAGCATCCGCGTCCTGGACCCGAACATCGTCTCCCCGACGTACCAGCAGCTCCAGCAGATGCGGAAGTACTACGCGTTCCCGACCAACCTGGACGTGGACCGCTACAACGTGAACGGGTCCGACCAGGACACCGTCATCGGTCTGCGCGAGCTGAACCTCGCGGGCGTGGACAAGCAGAACTGGATCAACAACCACTTCCGCTACACCCACGGCTACGGCGTGGTCGCCGCCAAGGGCACCACCGCCGACGCCGAGGGCCGTCCGCTGTTCACGGAGTCCAACCTGCCCTCCGAGGGCGACCTGGGCACGTACCAGCAGCGGGTCTACTACGGCGAGAAGACCACCACGTACTCGATCGTCGGCGGTCCCCAGAAGGAGATCGACTACTCCGACGACGCGGGGGAGAAGACCACCAGTTACAAGGGCGGCAGCGGGGTCAACCTCTCCAACCCGGTCAACCGGGCCGCTTACGCGGTGGCGTTCGGCGAGCCGCAGATCCTGTACTCCGGCGCCATCGGCGAGGGGTCGCGGATCCTGTACAACCGCACGCCCAAGGAGCGCGTCGAGGCGGTCGCCCCGTGGCTCACCATCGACGGCGACGCCTACCCGGCGGTGGTCGACGGCAAGATCCAGTGGATCGTCGACGCGTACACGACGACGAACGGCTACCCGTACGCGTCCCGTACGACTCTCGGGGACACCACGGCGGACTCGCTGACCGCGACGAACGACAACCGCGCGGTGGTGGCCCAGCAGAACCAGGTCAACTACATCCGCAACTCGGTGAAGGCCACCGTCGACGCGTACACCGGCCAGGTCAAGCTCTACCAGTGGGACACCGAGGACCCGGTCCTCAAGACCTGGATGAAGGCGTTCCCCGGCACGGTGAAGTCCAAGTCGTCCATCTCGGACGCGCTGATGGCCCATCTGCGGTACCCGCAGGACCTGTTCAAGGTGCAGCGCGAGCTGCTCACCCGCTACCACGTGAAGGACGCGACGACGTTCCTCAGCGGCAGCGAGGTGTGGCAGGTGCCGGACGACCCGTCCAACAAGTCGGGCGACGCGGTGCCGCCGTACTACCTGAGCATGAAGATGCCCGACCAGAAGGCGCAGGCGTTCTCGCTGACGACGACGTTCACGCCCAACGGCCGTGACAACCTCAGCGCGTTCATGGCGGTCGACTCCGAGGCCGGCACTCCGGACTACGGCAAGATCAGAGTCCTGAAGCTGCCGACCAGCACGACCGTCGACGGCCCCAAACAGGTGCAGAGCCAGTTCAACTCCGAACAGGACATCGCCGAGTCCATCAGACTCCTGAAGGGCGGCGACTCCGACATCGAGTACGGCAACCTGCTGACGGTGCCCCTCGACGGCGGTCTGCTGTACGTGGAGCCGGTCTATGTGCGCGGCGGTGGCCTCAAGTACCCGCTGCTGAAGAAGGTGTTGGTGACCTACGGCGGGAACACCGCCTTCGAGGACACCCTGGACGAGGCCCTCAACAAGGTCTTCGGCGCGGAGGGCACGACCCCGCCACCGACGGACGAGGGCGGGGGCACGACCCCGCCGCCGACGTCGTCCAACCCGACGGTCCGTGAGGCGCTGGCCGATGCGCAGAAGGCCTTCACCGCCGGCCAGGAGGCCCTGAAGAAGCCCGACTGGGACGCGTACGCCAAGGCGCAGAAGGACCTCGAGGCCGCGCTGAAGCGGGCCGAGGACGCGCAGGCGACGGCCGACAAGGGGGCCAAGGCGTCGAGCAGCCCGAGCCCGAGCGCTTCGGCGAGTCCGAGCGGTGGCTCCGGCGGCGGTTCGTCGGGCGCCGCCGGCGGCGCGAGCCCCAGCCCGAGTCCCAGCAGCGGCTGA
- a CDS encoding PPA1309 family protein, whose product MSNTPMAASPLTRAVLEIDEYASGLGWDQPARLFALVDTARLRTQEPSLAAQLGLQDAPETTGLTPIEQDEVPTDKPLDEFLATIAWPDAVVGCALTVERLMLPPSAEAQVPKGLSGAKLTKWVADHPDRHEVRMTVGVLRDGTRDSALRLREKDAPTEVLTGAGLVPGLAEALSATFAE is encoded by the coding sequence ATGTCCAACACTCCCATGGCGGCGAGCCCGCTCACCCGGGCCGTACTCGAGATCGACGAGTACGCCTCCGGCCTCGGCTGGGACCAGCCCGCCCGCCTTTTCGCCCTCGTAGACACCGCTCGGCTGCGCACGCAGGAACCGTCGCTCGCCGCCCAGCTCGGCCTTCAGGACGCGCCCGAGACCACCGGTCTCACCCCGATCGAGCAGGACGAAGTGCCAACGGACAAGCCGCTCGACGAGTTCCTGGCCACGATCGCCTGGCCCGACGCCGTGGTCGGGTGCGCCCTCACCGTGGAGCGGCTGATGCTGCCCCCGTCCGCCGAGGCGCAGGTCCCGAAGGGGCTGAGCGGTGCGAAGCTCACGAAGTGGGTGGCGGACCACCCCGACCGCCACGAGGTGCGGATGACGGTCGGCGTCCTGCGCGACGGCACCCGTGACTCGGCGCTGCGGCTGCGCGAGAAGGACGCCCCGACCGAGGTCCTCACCGGCGCGGGGCTGGTGCCCGGTCTGGCCGAGGCGCTGTCGGCTACGTTCGCGGAGTAG
- a CDS encoding PDZ domain-containing protein encodes MPRRTATMLASTLMLIALLCAGVLIPVPYAEMSPGPTVNTLGDHGGEPVLQISGRKTYATSGHLNMTTVRVTSADYRMNLVEAVYGWLAHDNKVVPHDTLYPDGKTEEQSTQENAEEFSQSQESAKVAALKELDIPVTSWVIVSTVVKGSPAEGRLHAGDVIKAVDGTAVKEPGDVAKLVTKHQPGDKVVFRIVPAKEQAAAEKARRTATATQDVTITTAASDDSGAKRAIVGISAGTDHTFPFTIDIKLADVGGPSAGLMFALGIYDKLTPGSLTGGKFVAGTGTIDDSGKVGPIGGIEMKTVGARSQGAQYFLTPAENCAAAAKDTPSGLRLVKVNTIDDALTALEDIRGGDTADLPKCAK; translated from the coding sequence ATGCCACGCCGCACCGCGACGATGCTCGCCTCCACCCTGATGCTGATCGCACTCCTGTGCGCGGGCGTCCTCATCCCCGTGCCGTACGCGGAGATGTCTCCCGGGCCGACGGTGAACACGCTCGGCGATCACGGCGGCGAGCCGGTGCTCCAGATCTCCGGACGCAAGACCTACGCCACCAGTGGCCACCTGAACATGACCACGGTGCGGGTCACCAGCGCCGACTACCGGATGAACCTCGTCGAGGCCGTCTACGGATGGCTCGCCCACGACAACAAGGTCGTCCCGCACGACACCCTGTACCCGGACGGCAAGACCGAGGAGCAGTCCACCCAGGAGAACGCCGAGGAGTTCAGCCAGTCCCAGGAGAGCGCCAAGGTCGCCGCCCTGAAGGAGCTGGACATCCCGGTGACGTCGTGGGTGATCGTCTCCACGGTGGTGAAGGGGTCCCCGGCGGAGGGCCGGCTGCACGCCGGTGACGTGATCAAGGCCGTGGACGGCACCGCGGTCAAGGAGCCCGGCGACGTCGCGAAGCTGGTGACCAAGCACCAGCCGGGCGACAAGGTCGTCTTCCGCATCGTCCCGGCGAAGGAGCAGGCGGCCGCAGAGAAGGCGCGCAGGACGGCGACCGCGACCCAGGACGTCACCATCACGACCGCAGCCTCCGACGACAGCGGCGCCAAGCGCGCCATCGTCGGCATCTCGGCCGGGACCGACCACACGTTCCCGTTCACCATCGACATCAAGCTCGCCGACGTGGGCGGGCCGAGCGCGGGTCTGATGTTCGCGCTCGGCATCTACGACAAGCTCACCCCGGGCAGCCTGACCGGCGGCAAGTTCGTCGCGGGCACCGGCACCATCGACGACTCCGGCAAGGTCGGGCCGATCGGCGGCATCGAGATGAAGACGGTGGGCGCGCGCAGCCAGGGCGCCCAGTACTTCCTGACGCCCGCGGAGAACTGCGCGGCGGCCGCCAAGGACACCCCCTCCGGGCTCCGGCTCGTCAAGGTGAACACCATCGACGACGCCCTCACCGCCCTCGAGGACATCCGCGGCGGCGACACCGCGGACCTGCCGAAGTGCGCGAAGTAA
- a CDS encoding molybdenum cofactor biosynthesis protein MoaE has product MAAIDEHPGEHAAQDPIKLIAVRDTALSLDEVFEAVGDDAAGGTALFVGTVRNHDGGADVAALGYSCHPSAEAEMRRIAEKVAAEYPVRALAAVHRIGDLGIGDLAVVVAVSCPHRAEAFEACRKLIDDLKHEVPIWKHQRFSDGTDEWVGAC; this is encoded by the coding sequence ATGGCAGCCATCGACGAGCATCCCGGCGAGCACGCGGCGCAGGACCCCATCAAGCTGATCGCCGTGCGGGACACCGCGCTCTCCCTGGACGAGGTCTTCGAGGCCGTCGGGGACGACGCGGCGGGTGGGACCGCGCTCTTCGTGGGCACCGTGCGCAACCACGACGGGGGCGCCGACGTCGCCGCGCTCGGATACTCCTGCCACCCGAGCGCGGAGGCGGAGATGCGGCGCATCGCGGAGAAGGTGGCCGCCGAGTACCCGGTGCGGGCGCTCGCCGCCGTGCACCGGATCGGCGACCTCGGCATCGGCGATCTCGCCGTCGTCGTCGCCGTCTCGTGCCCGCACCGCGCGGAGGCGTTCGAGGCCTGCCGGAAGCTGATCGACGATCTCAAGCACGAGGTGCCCATCTGGAAGCACCAGAGGTTCTCGGACGGCACCGACGAATGGGTGGGCGCGTGCTGA
- a CDS encoding SDR family oxidoreductase — MSSPDPQVRAARNHSAPAGARGPVVAVTGAATGIGALLTERLAASEEVKQVVAVDERRGECEAAQWHILDVRDPAIADKLRGVDVVVHLALDLDLGSDAAARTAYNVRGTQTVLTASAAAGVRRVVLCTSAMVYGAFEDNELPLSEDAELKATAEGTGVGDLLEIERLARRAPRAHPGLNVTVVRPAMLVGGTDTALTRYFESPRLLVVAGSRPAWQFCHAEDLVSALEYAVLEKVEGELAVGCDGWLEQEEVEELSGIRRMELPSAVALGAAARLHRIGLTPSPAGDLAYTMYPWVVSGSRLHDAGWRPRWTNEEVLAELLEEVAGRHTVAGRRLGRKDATAAGAAGATVALLGAAAVVRRARKARRR; from the coding sequence GTGAGTTCCCCAGATCCGCAGGTTCGCGCAGCGCGAAACCACTCGGCCCCGGCCGGTGCGCGCGGGCCCGTCGTCGCCGTGACCGGCGCCGCGACCGGCATCGGCGCCCTGCTCACCGAGCGTCTCGCCGCGTCCGAGGAGGTCAAGCAGGTCGTGGCCGTCGACGAGCGGCGGGGCGAGTGCGAGGCGGCGCAGTGGCACATCCTCGACGTCCGTGACCCCGCGATCGCCGACAAGCTGCGCGGTGTGGACGTCGTCGTCCACCTCGCCCTGGACCTCGACCTGGGGAGTGACGCCGCCGCCCGGACGGCCTACAACGTGCGCGGCACGCAGACCGTGCTGACGGCCTCCGCCGCGGCCGGGGTACGCCGCGTGGTGCTCTGCACCTCCGCGATGGTCTACGGAGCGTTCGAGGACAACGAGCTCCCCCTCTCGGAGGACGCGGAGCTCAAGGCGACGGCGGAGGGGACCGGTGTCGGGGACCTCCTGGAGATCGAACGGCTCGCCCGGCGCGCGCCCCGGGCGCATCCGGGGCTCAATGTCACGGTCGTGCGCCCCGCGATGCTGGTCGGCGGTACGGACACGGCGCTGACGCGGTACTTCGAGTCGCCGCGGCTGCTGGTGGTCGCCGGGTCGCGGCCGGCCTGGCAGTTCTGTCACGCCGAGGACCTGGTGAGCGCCCTGGAGTACGCCGTCCTGGAGAAGGTCGAGGGCGAGCTGGCCGTCGGCTGCGACGGCTGGCTGGAGCAGGAGGAGGTCGAGGAGCTCAGCGGGATCCGGCGCATGGAGCTGCCCTCGGCGGTCGCGCTGGGCGCCGCGGCCCGGCTGCACCGGATCGGCCTGACGCCGTCGCCCGCCGGGGACCTCGCCTACACGATGTACCCCTGGGTGGTGAGCGGGAGCCGGCTGCACGACGCGGGATGGCGCCCGCGCTGGACCAACGAGGAGGTCCTCGCGGAGCTGCTGGAGGAGGTGGCCGGACGGCACACCGTCGCCGGCCGGCGCCTCGGGCGCAAGGACGCGACCGCCGCGGGCGCGGCGGGTGCGACGGTGGCGCTGCTGGGCGCGGCGGCCGTCGTGCGGCGGGCCCGCAAGGCCCGCCGGCGCTGA
- a CDS encoding zinc-dependent metalloprotease has protein sequence MSDTPFGFGLPPEEPEDGDEGKKRDQSGGGQGPANPFGFGGLPGAGGFGAPGGPGADNPLAAMFGSLNPNDLGAAFQQLGQMLSYEGGPVNWDMAKQIARQTVAQGTADGVKDSSVGPSERTAVQEAVRLADLWLDDATSLPSGAGTAVAWSRAEWVEATLPAWKELVDPVAERVGAAMGDVLPEEMQAMAGPLIGMMRSMGGAMFGSQIGQAVGVLAGEVVGSTDIGLPLGPAGRAALLPVNIEAFGKDLGVPQEEVRLYLALREAAHQRLFAHVPWLRSHLFGAVEGYARGIKVDTAKLEDVVGQFDPQNPEQLQEALQQGMFQPEDTPAQKAALARLETALALVEGWVDAVVHAAAKPRLSSADALRETLRRRRASGGPAEQTFATLIGLELRPRRLRDASRLWASLTDARGVDGRDGLWAHPDMLPTASDLDDPDGFVHREQLDFSELDKMLGEAASGASGGKPDLKKHDDTDPEGDDTE, from the coding sequence GTGAGTGACACCCCATTCGGATTCGGCCTTCCGCCGGAGGAGCCGGAGGACGGCGACGAAGGCAAGAAGAGGGACCAGAGCGGCGGTGGTCAGGGACCGGCCAACCCGTTCGGTTTCGGCGGGCTGCCCGGCGCCGGAGGCTTCGGCGCCCCGGGCGGACCCGGTGCCGACAACCCGCTCGCCGCGATGTTCGGTTCGCTGAACCCCAACGATCTCGGGGCCGCGTTCCAGCAGCTGGGCCAGATGCTCTCCTACGAGGGCGGCCCGGTGAACTGGGACATGGCCAAGCAGATCGCCCGCCAGACGGTCGCCCAGGGCACCGCCGACGGCGTGAAGGACTCCAGCGTCGGTCCCTCCGAGCGCACCGCCGTCCAGGAGGCCGTCCGCCTCGCCGACCTGTGGCTGGACGACGCGACCTCGCTGCCGTCCGGCGCGGGCACCGCCGTGGCGTGGTCGCGCGCGGAGTGGGTCGAGGCGACCCTGCCCGCGTGGAAGGAGCTCGTCGACCCGGTCGCCGAGCGGGTCGGCGCGGCCATGGGCGATGTCCTGCCGGAGGAGATGCAGGCCATGGCCGGCCCGCTGATCGGCATGATGCGCTCGATGGGCGGCGCCATGTTCGGATCGCAGATCGGCCAGGCCGTGGGCGTGCTCGCGGGCGAGGTCGTCGGCTCCACCGACATCGGCCTGCCGCTCGGTCCGGCCGGGCGGGCCGCGCTGCTGCCGGTGAACATCGAGGCGTTCGGCAAGGACCTCGGCGTGCCCCAGGAGGAGGTGCGGCTCTACCTCGCGCTGCGCGAGGCCGCCCACCAGCGCCTGTTCGCCCACGTGCCGTGGCTGCGCTCGCACCTGTTCGGCGCGGTCGAGGGCTACGCGCGGGGCATCAAGGTCGACACGGCCAAGCTGGAGGACGTGGTCGGCCAGTTCGACCCGCAGAACCCCGAGCAGCTCCAGGAAGCGCTCCAGCAGGGCATGTTCCAGCCGGAGGACACCCCGGCGCAGAAGGCCGCCCTGGCCCGTCTGGAGACGGCCCTGGCCCTCGTGGAGGGCTGGGTGGACGCGGTGGTGCACGCGGCCGCGAAACCGCGTCTGTCGTCCGCGGACGCCCTGCGCGAGACGCTGCGGCGCCGTCGCGCCTCGGGCGGTCCGGCGGAGCAGACGTTCGCGACGCTGATCGGTCTGGAGCTGCGTCCGCGCCGTCTGCGGGACGCCTCCCGGCTGTGGGCGTCCCTGACGGACGCGCGGGGCGTCGACGGCCGTGACGGTCTGTGGGCCCACCCGGACATGCTGCCGACGGCCTCCGACCTGGACGACCCGGACGGCTTCGTCCACCGCGAGCAGCTGGACTTCTCCGAGCTGGACAAGATGCTCGGCGAGGCGGCGAGCGGCGCCTCCGGCGGGAAGCCGGACCTGAAGAAGCACGACGACACCGACCCCGAGGGCGACGACACCGAGTGA
- a CDS encoding NUDIX hydrolase, which yields MSLYDDAVLVLKGYEGQEELRQAYLDHLAVHPDGMWKACRDGHVTASALVVDPERGRVLLTLHRKLKMWLQMGGHCEPVDGTLRAAALREATEESGIGGLSLLPGGPVRLDRHRTPCAWHYDVQYAALATAGAVEAISDESLDLRWFAYDEVADVADGSVVRLLEATRARL from the coding sequence GTGAGTCTGTACGACGACGCGGTCCTCGTCCTGAAGGGGTACGAGGGCCAGGAAGAGCTGCGCCAGGCCTATCTCGACCATCTCGCCGTGCACCCCGACGGCATGTGGAAGGCCTGCCGGGACGGCCATGTCACGGCGAGCGCGCTGGTGGTCGACCCGGAGCGGGGCCGGGTGCTGCTCACCCTGCACAGGAAGCTGAAGATGTGGCTCCAGATGGGAGGCCACTGCGAGCCGGTCGACGGCACGCTGCGGGCCGCGGCGCTGCGCGAGGCGACCGAGGAGTCCGGCATCGGGGGGCTGTCCCTGCTCCCCGGCGGCCCGGTGCGTCTGGACCGGCACCGCACGCCGTGCGCCTGGCACTACGACGTCCAGTACGCGGCGCTGGCGACGGCCGGGGCGGTGGAGGCCATCAGCGACGAGTCCCTCGACCTGCGCTGGTTCGCCTACGACGAGGTCGCGGACGTGGCCGACGGGTCGGTCGTGCGGCTGCTGGAGGCGACCCGGGCGCGGCTGTGA
- a CDS encoding AIM24 family protein yields MQSSLFAHNDSQTQERWSLQNKQMLRVTLEGHDDILARKGTMVAYQGLMEFDAEYQNNQQGRARAYTGEGLDLMRCHGQGTVYLANLAQHVHLMDVDQDGLTVDSSYVLAMDSSLHHEVIAVDSLYGISGSGKYQLNITGRGKVALMTSGAPLMMQVTPDKYVNCDADAIVAWSTGLRVQMQAQTHSSGVWRRRGNTGEGWELSFMGSGYALVQPSELLPPQNAQIGSGLAAQYGMGQQGVRGQNQGNVWS; encoded by the coding sequence ATGCAGAGCTCACTTTTCGCGCACAACGACTCGCAGACCCAGGAGCGCTGGAGTCTTCAGAACAAGCAGATGCTCCGCGTCACCCTGGAGGGTCACGACGACATCCTCGCCCGCAAGGGCACGATGGTCGCCTACCAGGGCCTGATGGAGTTCGACGCCGAGTACCAGAACAACCAGCAGGGACGCGCGCGGGCGTACACCGGCGAGGGCCTGGACCTGATGCGCTGCCACGGGCAGGGCACCGTCTACCTCGCCAACCTCGCCCAGCACGTGCACCTGATGGACGTCGACCAGGACGGCCTCACGGTCGACAGCAGCTACGTCCTGGCCATGGACTCCTCGCTGCACCACGAGGTCATCGCCGTGGACAGCCTGTACGGCATCTCCGGCTCCGGGAAGTACCAGCTCAACATCACCGGCCGCGGCAAGGTCGCCCTGATGACCTCGGGCGCGCCGCTGATGATGCAGGTCACGCCGGACAAGTACGTCAACTGCGACGCCGACGCCATCGTCGCCTGGTCCACCGGGCTGCGGGTGCAGATGCAGGCCCAGACGCACTCCTCGGGGGTGTGGCGCCGGCGCGGCAACACGGGTGAGGGCTGGGAGCTCAGCTTCATGGGCAGCGGCTACGCGCTCGTCCAGCCCAGTGAGCTGCTGCCGCCGCAGAACGCCCAGATCGGCTCCGGTCTGGCCGCCCAGTACGGCATGGGGCAGCAGGGCGTGCGCGGGCAGAACCAGGGCAACGTCTGGAGCTGA
- a CDS encoding AIM24 family protein produces MNQPFAGYAPAPVTARMENHGNHMLKVAMQTGNDLLARVGSMVAYEGFVQYEPNPPAVRQIARDWMTGEGAPLMKCSGDGLLYLADYGADVVVINLNGDGISVNATNLLAFDAHLTWGVERVKGLAKFAGQGLWNTKISGQGWVALTSRGKPIVVDCGGGEDETYVDPDALVAWSPNLKVKGKRSFKAQSLIGRGSGEAYQMAFSGQGIVVVQPSEDSTDRLRFRG; encoded by the coding sequence ATGAACCAGCCATTCGCGGGCTACGCCCCCGCACCCGTCACCGCCCGTATGGAGAACCACGGCAACCACATGCTGAAGGTCGCCATGCAGACCGGCAACGACCTCCTCGCGCGCGTGGGCTCGATGGTCGCCTACGAGGGCTTCGTGCAGTACGAGCCGAACCCGCCCGCCGTGCGCCAGATCGCCCGCGACTGGATGACCGGCGAGGGCGCGCCCCTGATGAAGTGCTCGGGCGACGGCCTGCTCTACCTCGCCGACTACGGCGCCGACGTCGTCGTGATCAACCTCAACGGCGACGGCATCTCCGTCAACGCCACCAACCTGCTCGCCTTCGACGCGCACCTCACCTGGGGCGTCGAGCGCGTCAAGGGGCTGGCCAAGTTCGCCGGCCAGGGTCTGTGGAACACCAAGATCTCCGGTCAGGGGTGGGTCGCGCTGACCTCCCGGGGCAAGCCCATCGTCGTCGACTGCGGAGGCGGCGAGGACGAGACGTACGTCGACCCCGACGCGCTCGTCGCCTGGTCGCCGAACCTCAAGGTGAAGGGCAAGCGCAGCTTCAAGGCGCAGTCGCTCATCGGCCGGGGCAGCGGCGAGGCCTACCAGATGGCCTTCTCCGGCCAGGGCATCGTCGTCGTCCAGCCCAGTGAGGACAGCACCGACCGCCTCCGGTTCCGGGGCTGA